A stretch of the Nicotiana tabacum cultivar K326 chromosome 6, ASM71507v2, whole genome shotgun sequence genome encodes the following:
- the LOC107822652 gene encoding uncharacterized protein LOC107822652, with amino-acid sequence MGKKTKKPGKGKEKTERKTAKAEEKKARRESKKLSPEDDIDAILLSIQKEEAKKKEIHVEENVPAPSPRSNCSLSINPLKETELVLYGGEFYNGSKTFVYGDLYRYDVEKQEWKLISSPNSPPPRSAHQTVAWKNYLYIFGGEFTSPNQERFHHYKDFWVLDLKTNQWEQLNYKGCPSPRSGHRMILYKHKIIVFGGFYDTLREVRYYNDLHVFDLDQYKWQEIKPTPGCMWPSARSGFQFFVYQDEIYLYGGYSKEVSSDKSGSEKGIVHSDMWSLDPKTWEWNKVKKSGMPPGPRAGFSMCIHKKRAILFGGVVDMEMEGDVMMSLFLNELYGFQLDTHRWYPLELRKEKSTKHKKKQILDEQADSMDLDSKTNAMEVDANVEDEDLDYEEEATTEGNINKMSSNMKRNVTIDDGNVAARSEEKPVVSSSKSSAVQHSASLDVVKPCGRINSCMAVAKDTLYIYGGMMEIRDQELTLDDLYILNLSKLDEWKCLIPASESEWVEASDNEDDEDEDEDDSENEECESGDDSDEDTDEEDDAEARNGASTSLETGDAVAIIRGEGKTLRRKEKRARIEQIRASLGLSDAQRTPMPGESLRDFYKRTNMYWQMAAYEHTQHTGKELRKDGFDLAESRYKELKPILDELAILEAEQKAEEEGPEKSSAKTRGNKKNKNVASK; translated from the exons ATGGGAAAGAAAACGAAGAAACCAGGGAAAGGCAAGGAGAAAACAGAGAGGAAAACAGCTAAAGCAGAAGAGAAAAAGGCCCGCAGAGAATCCAAAAAACTCTCCCCTGAAGACGACATCGATGCTATACTG CTGAGCATACAAAAAGAGGAAGCTAAGAAGAAGGAAATTCACGTTGAAGAGAACGTTCCTGCACCTTCTCCTCGATCCAACTGTTCG TTGAGCATTAATCCATTGAAGGAGACTGAATTAGTTCTCTACGGTGGTGAATTCTACAATGGCAGCAAG ACATTTGTATATGGCGATCTCTACCGGTATGATGTGGAAAAGCAAGAGTGGAAGTTGATTTCAAGCCCTAACAGTCCGCCTCCTCGTAGTGCACACCAAACAGTTGCTTGGAAGAATTATCTTTATATTTTTG GTGGTGAATTTACGTCTCCTAATCAAGAGCGTTTCCATCATTACAAG GACTTTTGGGTGTTGGACTTGAAAACAAACCAATGGGAGCAACTGAATTATAAAGGTTGTCCTAGTCCACGTTCAGGTCATCGCATG ATTTTGTACAAGCACAAGATTATAGTTTTTGGAGGCTTCTATGACACTCTTAGAGAAGTGAG GTATTACAATGATCTGCATGTTTTTGATCTTGATCAGTATAAG TGGCAAGAGATAAAACCTACACCTGGATGCATGTGGCCCAGTGCTCGAAGTGGCTTCCAGTTTTTTGTTTATCAAGATGAG ATTTACCTATATGGTGgttattccaaagaagtttcatCTGATAAAAGTGGCTCAGAGAAGGGAATCGTTCACTCAGACATGTGGTCCCTTGATCCTAAGACCTGGGAATGGAACAAG GTCAAAAAAAGCGGCATGCCTCCTGGTCCTCGTGCTGGTTTCTCTATGTGCATCCATAAAAAGCGGGCTATACTATTTGGAGGTGTCGTGGATATGGAAATGGAAG GTGATGTTATGATGAGCCTGTTTCTGAATGAACTTTATGGCTTCCAATTAGACACTCATCGCTG GTATCCGTTGGAGCTGCGGAAGGAGAAATCTACAAAACATAAG AAAAAGCAAATTTTGGATGAGCAAGCTGACAGCATGGATCTTGATAGTAAGACAAATGCAATGGAAGTTGACGCGAATGTTGAAGATGAGGACCTGGATTATGAAGAAGAGGCCACCACAGAAGGCAATATCAATAAAATGTCTTCaaacatgaaaaggaatgtgacTATTGATGATGGCAATGTAGCTGCTAGATCTGAGGAAAAGCCAGTCGTTTCTAGCTCTAAATCTTCAGCCGTGCAACATTCAGCTTCATTAGAT GTAGTGAAGCCTTGTGGACGTATTAATTCATGCATGGCTGTGGCAAAAGATACCTTATATATCTACGGGGGCATGATGGAAATTAGAGATCAAGAACTTACTCTTGATGACTTATATATTCTTAATCTCAGTAAACTCGATGAATGGAAATGCCTTATTCCG GCATCTGAGTCTGAGTGGGTTGAAGCGTCAGATAATGaagatgatgaggatgaagatgaagatgacaGTGAAAATGAAGAATGTGAGAGTGGTGACGATAGCGATGAGGACACTGATGAAGAAGATGATGCTGAG GCTAGGAATGGTGCATCAACATCACTTGAAACTGGAGATGCCGTTGCCATAATCAGAGGTGAAGGGAAAACACTGAGAAGGAAGGAGAAACGAGCCAGAATTGAGCAAATCAGAGCCAGTCTTGGCCTCTCTGATGCTCAAAGAACACCGATG CCAGGGGAGTCTCTGAGGGATTTCTACAAAAGAACAAATATGTACTGGCAAATGGCAGCGTATGAACACACACAACATACGGGAAAG GAGTTGCGTAAGGATGGTTTTGATCTTGCTGAATCTCGATACAAGGAGCTCAAACCTATCCTCGATGAG TTGGCCATTCTGGAGGCGGAGCAGAAGGCGGAAGAGGAAGGACCTGAAAAGAGTAGTGCAAAGACGAgaggcaacaagaaaaataaaaacgtTGCATCTAAGTAG